A single region of the Thermus islandicus DSM 21543 genome encodes:
- a CDS encoding branched-chain amino acid ABC transporter permease, with translation MVEVLISGLLNGLIYALVAAGLALIWGITDTLNFAHGEFLMLGMYTAYWAYTLYQVDPLFSAPISAILLAFLGFATYALIVRRIQGAPPLAQILATFGLALTLRYGAFLAFSPDYRSISHTLVSGSLHLGPFQVGLPQAFAATVSLAIFLLVYHLVYRTRWGLSLLAVAENRKVAALMGIDPNRTGAQVWMLGSALVGLAGALLTTYFYVYPEVGVVFGLTAFAAVALGGFGSVPGAFLAGVFLGVIEALAGYILAPALKGAVVFTVFLLVLWFRPQGFFGRW, from the coding sequence ATGGTTGAGGTTCTGATCTCCGGCCTTCTTAACGGCCTGATCTACGCTTTAGTAGCTGCAGGTTTGGCCCTCATCTGGGGTATTACCGATACCCTAAACTTCGCCCACGGCGAATTTCTGATGCTAGGGATGTACACAGCCTACTGGGCCTATACCCTCTACCAGGTAGACCCCTTGTTTTCGGCGCCCATTAGCGCGATTCTGCTGGCCTTCCTGGGTTTCGCTACCTACGCCTTGATCGTTCGTCGCATCCAAGGAGCTCCTCCCTTGGCCCAGATCCTGGCTACTTTCGGCCTTGCCCTTACCCTGCGATACGGCGCTTTTCTGGCCTTTAGCCCAGACTATCGCTCAATATCCCACACCCTCGTGAGCGGAAGCCTCCATTTGGGCCCCTTTCAAGTGGGTCTCCCACAGGCCTTTGCTGCTACGGTTTCACTTGCTATCTTTCTCCTGGTATACCACTTGGTTTACCGGACCCGCTGGGGTCTCAGCCTTCTGGCGGTGGCGGAGAACCGGAAGGTAGCGGCCTTGATGGGCATTGACCCTAACCGTACGGGAGCTCAGGTCTGGATGCTAGGCTCGGCCCTGGTGGGGCTGGCCGGGGCACTCCTTACCACCTACTTCTATGTTTACCCGGAGGTGGGCGTAGTCTTCGGCCTTACCGCCTTCGCTGCTGTGGCCCTGGGTGGTTTTGGTTCGGTGCCGGGGGCTTTTCTGGCCGGGGTATTTCTGGGAGTCATCGAGGCCTTGGCCGGGTACATCCTAGCCCCCGCCCTTAAGGGGGCTGTGGTCTTCACGGTGTTCTTACTCGTGCTTTGGTTCCGCCCACAAGGCTTTTTTGGGCGCTGGTGA
- a CDS encoding ABC transporter substrate-binding protein: MRKVLPLLFGLLAFAQAQQEIAIGAIYPLTGPLASTGLELKQAVELGVDLVNNPFPQFRNIPLAAGAGLPRLAGARIRVIFADSQGKPEVGQAEAERLITQGKVVALIGAYQSAVTRTASRVAEQYGIPFLNPESSSPDLTERGYRWFFRTTPNDETFIEGMMRFLDTLKGLPTKRVGVVYENTDFGVNTAKAVEKYAALSGRQVVVKIAYPAATTSVISEVQRLEAAKPDVAIFASYTSDAILFVRTMRQVGYAPPILLANDAGFIDSQFLKEVGPQVEGVLTRDVWANDLALAKPIIGQINKLYRERYGRDLNGNSARSLQGLLVLAEAINRAGSTQPAAIQKALRETNLLSSQIFMPWGGVRFDEKGQNVLGQGLILQLVKGEYRTVWPDRLATVKPQLPFGWK, translated from the coding sequence ATGAGGAAAGTCCTTCCTTTACTTTTCGGCTTACTCGCCTTCGCCCAAGCGCAGCAAGAAATCGCCATAGGGGCAATATATCCCCTTACTGGCCCTTTGGCTTCCACTGGCCTTGAGCTCAAACAGGCGGTGGAGCTAGGGGTGGACCTGGTCAACAATCCCTTTCCCCAGTTCAGGAACATTCCCCTAGCAGCCGGCGCGGGCTTACCGAGGCTGGCTGGCGCCAGGATCCGGGTGATTTTCGCCGACTCCCAAGGTAAACCTGAAGTAGGTCAAGCTGAGGCAGAGCGCCTGATTACCCAGGGCAAGGTGGTGGCCCTCATTGGGGCCTATCAGTCAGCCGTCACGAGAACTGCTAGTCGGGTGGCGGAGCAATATGGCATACCCTTCCTCAACCCTGAATCCAGTAGCCCTGACCTTACGGAGCGCGGGTATCGGTGGTTCTTCCGCACCACGCCCAACGACGAGACCTTCATTGAGGGAATGATGCGTTTTCTGGACACCTTGAAGGGCCTTCCTACCAAGCGAGTGGGCGTAGTGTACGAGAATACGGATTTCGGTGTGAACACTGCCAAGGCGGTGGAGAAGTATGCCGCATTAAGCGGGCGCCAAGTGGTGGTAAAGATCGCCTATCCGGCAGCTACCACTTCGGTGATCTCGGAGGTGCAGCGCCTCGAGGCGGCCAAACCCGATGTGGCCATATTTGCCTCCTACACCTCGGATGCCATTCTTTTTGTGCGCACCATGCGGCAGGTAGGCTATGCGCCCCCCATCCTACTGGCTAATGATGCGGGTTTTATCGATAGCCAGTTCCTCAAAGAGGTGGGCCCCCAGGTGGAAGGGGTACTGACCCGGGATGTGTGGGCCAATGACCTAGCCCTGGCCAAGCCCATTATCGGGCAGATCAATAAACTCTACCGAGAGCGGTACGGGCGCGATCTTAATGGTAACAGCGCCCGAAGCCTACAAGGGCTCCTGGTCCTAGCGGAGGCTATAAACCGGGCAGGGAGCACACAGCCCGCTGCGATCCAGAAAGCCCTCAGGGAAACCAACTTGCTTAGCAGTCAGATCTTTATGCCGTGGGGCGGGGTACGTTTTGACGAAAAAGGGCAGAACGTTTTGGGCCAGGGCTTAATCCTCCAGCTGGTAAAGGGGGAGTACCGTACCGTCTGGCCGGATCGGTTGGCCACCGTCAAACCTCAGTTGCCTTTCGGTTGGAAGTAG